The following proteins are encoded in a genomic region of Brachypodium distachyon strain Bd21 chromosome 1, Brachypodium_distachyon_v3.0, whole genome shotgun sequence:
- the LOC100839470 gene encoding BTB/POZ domain-containing protein At2g04740 isoform X2: MVLDINLDPEDLQPSVPLKKVPTGDLFEAARAGDCDRLALLLEGGANVNARDRWDSVALYYACLAGHADAARMLLEAGAVCAERTFDGDRCHYAALTLDLRRLLKSFEARPPPLAPLPAALRTTFLACPANRTTFLEILQGSSSGSEAAALAQTAGFGLTDDASTASLFPPDITFYVDGKPIEAHRLILCARSCFFEKKFKTDWKNRREVRFSNQKLSFGALYNLIHFFYSDRLEASVDDMECLLRTSKVCACEGLHKLVHKEVMHHRFAPYKSTMESELENSQKRFVLHGQSLPLEDQLPSALQRILEKCLANSREKDYFNNEPNEMCRNLKDDDLADLIVKVDDRVFRCHQLILASRSEYFKARLSRTVDFLEGYNGQQESLDLPFLQEHDLSTEAFEKMLEYMYTDKLEHMDPIQAEELFDIASRYLLFPLKRAVADLLLPNLEHVSPAELCHWLMLSDIYGVVKIREYCLDIIACNFEMFADTREFRALLLTLPPPSADDALRTTRPSEPGAAGNTDQGNVLDDLREKWLEAEAAELDKRDQSAALFDKRLEMLMHVAEREANDYNAGLHGELEFQGHGTFLV; this comes from the exons ATGGTGCTCGACATCAATCTCGACCCGGAGGATCTCCAGCCATCGGTGCCCCTGAAGAAGGTCCCCACCGGGGACCTATTTGAGGCTGCGCGCGCCGGCGACTGCGACCGGCTCGCCCTTCTCCTCGAGGGCGGCGCCAACGTCAACGCGCGCGACCGCTGGGACTCCGTCGCGCTCTACTATGCCTGCCTCGCCGGccacgccgacgccgcgcgGATGCTGCTCGAGGCCGGGGCCGTCTGCGCCGAGCGCACCTTCGACGGCGACAGGTGCCACTACGCGGCGCTCACGCTGGACCTCCGGAGGCTCCTCAAGTCATTCGAGGCGCGCCCGCCTCCTCTCGCGCCGCTGCCCGCCGCGCTCCGGACGACGTTCCTTGCCTGCCCCGCCAACCGCACCACGTTCCTCGAGATACTCCAGGGGTCCAGCTCCGGCTCCGAAGCCGCTGCCCTCGCTCAAACCGCAG GATTTGGGCTGACGGATGATGCATCAACTGCTAGTCTATTTCCCCCGGATATCACTTTCTACGTGGATGGAAAACCTATTGAAGCTCATAGGTTGATTCTTTGTGCCCGGTCGTGCTTCTTTGAAAAGAAATTCAAGACAGACTGGAAAAATAGGAGGGAAGTGAGATTTTCTAACCAAAAATTATCTTTTGGTGCCCTGTACAACCTTATCCATTTCTTCTATTCTGATAGACTTGAGGCATCTGTGGATGACATGGAATGTTTGCTGCGCACTTCCAAAGTTTGTGCATGTGAGGGGTTGCACAAGTTAGTTCATAAAGAAGTCATGCATCACAGATTTGCGCCCTATAAGTCAACAATGGAGtcagaattggaaaattcaCAGAAACGTTTCGTTTTACATGGGCAATCGTTGCCATTGGAAGATCAGCTTCCATCAGCATTGCAGCGCATTCTAGAGAAATGTCTAGCTAACTCAAGAGAAAAAGATTATTTTAACAATGAACCAAATGAGATGTGCAGAAACTTGAAGGATGATGACCTTGCCGATCTCATTGTAAAAGTAGATGATAGGGTATTTCGTTGCCATCAGTTGATTTTAGCCTCAAGGTCAGAGTACTTTAAAGCCAGGCTATCTCGAACAGTGGATTTTCTTGAAGGTTACAATGGACAGCAAGAATCTCTGGATCTTCCATTCCTTCAGGAGCATGACTTGAGTACAGAAGCATTTGAAAAGATGCTTGAATACAT GTATACTGATAAGCTAGAGCATATGGATCCAATCCAG GCTGAAGAACTATTTGACATCGCATCAAGATACCTGCTGTTTCCCCTGAAGAGAGCTGTAGCTGATTTACTGTTACCAAATCTGGAACATGTTTCACCTGCAGAACTGTGCCATTGGCTGATGTTATCAGACAT TTACGGCGTTGTGAAAATAAGGGAGTATTGCCTGGATATCATCGCCTGCAATTTCGAGATGTTTGCAGACACAAGAGAGTTCCGGGCCTTGCTCTTGACCCTTCCACCGCCGTCTGCAGATGACGCACTGCGAACAACTCGTCCTAGCGAGCCTGGGGCTGCGGGGAACACTGACCAAGGCAATGTGCTCGATGATTTGCGGGAGAAATGGTTAGAAGCAGAGGCCGCTGAGCTAGATAAGAGAGATCAGAGCGCAGCGCTGTTCGACAAGCGCTTGGAAATGCTTATGCATGTTGCGGAGCGTGAAGCCAATGATTACAATGCTGGACTCCATGGAGAACTGGAATTCCAAGGCCATGGTACCTTTCTTGTGTAG
- the LOC100840100 gene encoding E3 ubiquitin-protein ligase makorin isoform X1, giving the protein MSTKRVLCKFFVHGACLKGEYCEFSHDWRDQANNVCTFYQKGSCSYGSRCRYDHVKVSHNNPVPPPPSSSTPTRNSSLPLPPSSTVARVVSTSLQPTSAGRPVHIGHQTNPSNQRQQISMDMLAHSESKPAWRNDFQLDSVSEDGIDWSSNRTVQNQTSKKLADMPICSFAAAGNCPYEEECPSMHGDLCTTCGKMCLHPYRPDEREEHMKLCEKNHKRIEALKRSQEIECSVCLDRVLSKPTAAERKFGLLSECDHPFCISCIRNWRGNSPTSGMDVNSALRACPICRKLSYYVIPSVLWYFSKEEKMEIIDNYKSKLKSIDCKYFDFGTGTCPFGTSCFYKHAYRDGRLEEVILRHLDAEDGTTLIAKNIRLSDFLTRLHL; this is encoded by the exons GTTTGCACGTTTTACCAGAAAGGCTCATGCTCATATGGTAGTCGTTGCAGATATGACCATGTCAAAGTTTCTCATAACAACCCAGTGCCTCCGCCACCATCATCAAGTACTCCGACACGCAACTCCTCACTGCCTCTGCCACCATCAAGCACTGTAGCACGTGTCGTGTCTACTTCTCTACAACCTACAAGTGCTGGACGTCCTGTTCATATTGGACATCAAACAAATCCAAGCAACCAAAGACAACAGATATCTATGGATATGCTGGCACATTCTGAAAGTAAACCTGCATGGAGGAATGATTTCCAACTTGACAGTGTATCAGAAGATGGGATTGACTGGTCATCCAATCGAACTGTGCAAAACCAAACATCCAAGAAACTTGCTGATATGCCAATTTGttcttttgctgctgctggtaatTGCCCGTATGAGGAAGAGTGCCCTAGCATGCATGGAGATTTGTGCACAACCTGTGGGAAAATGTGCTTGCATCCTTATCGTCCTGATGAAAGAGAGGAACATATGAAGCTATGTGAAAAAAACCACAAGCGTATTGAGGCTTTGAAACGTAGCCAAGAGATAGAATGCAGTGTCTGCTTAGACCGTGTGCTCTCCAAGCCTACAGCTGCAGAAAGGAAATTTGGACTCTTATCTGAATGTGACCATCCCTTCTGCATCTCATGCATTAGAAATTGGCGTGGCAATTCTCCTACGTCTGGTATGGATGTGAACTCAGCACTGAGGGCTTGTCCAATTTGCCGCAAACTATCGTACTATGTGATTCCAAGTGTTCTTTGGTACTTCTCAAAGGAGGAAAAGATGGAGATCATCGACAACTACAAATCGAAGCTCAA GTCTATAGATTGCAAGTACTTTGATTTTGGAACGGGTACTTGCCCATTTGGTACAAGCTGTTTCTACAAG catGCTTACAGGGATGGCCGCTTGGAAGAGGTCATACTGCGACATCTCGATGCTGAAGATGGAACTACACTTATTGCCAAAAATATTAG GTTGTCAGACTTCCTCACTCGGCTGCATCTTTAG
- the LOC100839470 gene encoding BTB/POZ domain-containing protein At2g04740 isoform X1 — translation MVLDINLDPEDLQPSVPLKKVPTGDLFEAARAGDCDRLALLLEGGANVNARDRWDSVALYYACLAGHADAARMLLEAGAVCAERTFDGDRCHYAALTLDLRRLLKSFEARPPPLAPLPAALRTTFLACPANRTTFLEILQGSSSGSEAAALAQTAGFGLTDDASTASLFPPDITFYVDGKPIEAHRLILCARSCFFEKKFKTDWKNRREVRFSNQKLSFGALYNLIHFFYSDRLEASVDDMECLLRTSKVCACEGLHKLVHKEVMHHRFAPYKSTMESELENSQKRFVLHGQSLPLEDQLPSALQRILEKCLANSREKDYFNNEPNEMCRNLKDDDLADLIVKVDDRVFRCHQLILASRSEYFKARLSRTVDFLEGYNGQQESLDLPFLQEHDLSTEAFEKMLEYMYTDKLEHMDPIQAEELFDIASRYLLFPLKRAVADLLLPNLEHVSPAELCHWLMLSDIYGVVKIREYCLDIIACNFEMFADTREFRALLLTLPPPSADDALRTTRPSEPGAAGNTDQGNVLDDLREKWLEAEAAELDKRDQSAALFDKRLEMLMHVAEREANDYNAGLHGELEFQGHVAQGQPDGQKMERAVEYRSKVEVAQERDGIV, via the exons ATGGTGCTCGACATCAATCTCGACCCGGAGGATCTCCAGCCATCGGTGCCCCTGAAGAAGGTCCCCACCGGGGACCTATTTGAGGCTGCGCGCGCCGGCGACTGCGACCGGCTCGCCCTTCTCCTCGAGGGCGGCGCCAACGTCAACGCGCGCGACCGCTGGGACTCCGTCGCGCTCTACTATGCCTGCCTCGCCGGccacgccgacgccgcgcgGATGCTGCTCGAGGCCGGGGCCGTCTGCGCCGAGCGCACCTTCGACGGCGACAGGTGCCACTACGCGGCGCTCACGCTGGACCTCCGGAGGCTCCTCAAGTCATTCGAGGCGCGCCCGCCTCCTCTCGCGCCGCTGCCCGCCGCGCTCCGGACGACGTTCCTTGCCTGCCCCGCCAACCGCACCACGTTCCTCGAGATACTCCAGGGGTCCAGCTCCGGCTCCGAAGCCGCTGCCCTCGCTCAAACCGCAG GATTTGGGCTGACGGATGATGCATCAACTGCTAGTCTATTTCCCCCGGATATCACTTTCTACGTGGATGGAAAACCTATTGAAGCTCATAGGTTGATTCTTTGTGCCCGGTCGTGCTTCTTTGAAAAGAAATTCAAGACAGACTGGAAAAATAGGAGGGAAGTGAGATTTTCTAACCAAAAATTATCTTTTGGTGCCCTGTACAACCTTATCCATTTCTTCTATTCTGATAGACTTGAGGCATCTGTGGATGACATGGAATGTTTGCTGCGCACTTCCAAAGTTTGTGCATGTGAGGGGTTGCACAAGTTAGTTCATAAAGAAGTCATGCATCACAGATTTGCGCCCTATAAGTCAACAATGGAGtcagaattggaaaattcaCAGAAACGTTTCGTTTTACATGGGCAATCGTTGCCATTGGAAGATCAGCTTCCATCAGCATTGCAGCGCATTCTAGAGAAATGTCTAGCTAACTCAAGAGAAAAAGATTATTTTAACAATGAACCAAATGAGATGTGCAGAAACTTGAAGGATGATGACCTTGCCGATCTCATTGTAAAAGTAGATGATAGGGTATTTCGTTGCCATCAGTTGATTTTAGCCTCAAGGTCAGAGTACTTTAAAGCCAGGCTATCTCGAACAGTGGATTTTCTTGAAGGTTACAATGGACAGCAAGAATCTCTGGATCTTCCATTCCTTCAGGAGCATGACTTGAGTACAGAAGCATTTGAAAAGATGCTTGAATACAT GTATACTGATAAGCTAGAGCATATGGATCCAATCCAG GCTGAAGAACTATTTGACATCGCATCAAGATACCTGCTGTTTCCCCTGAAGAGAGCTGTAGCTGATTTACTGTTACCAAATCTGGAACATGTTTCACCTGCAGAACTGTGCCATTGGCTGATGTTATCAGACAT TTACGGCGTTGTGAAAATAAGGGAGTATTGCCTGGATATCATCGCCTGCAATTTCGAGATGTTTGCAGACACAAGAGAGTTCCGGGCCTTGCTCTTGACCCTTCCACCGCCGTCTGCAGATGACGCACTGCGAACAACTCGTCCTAGCGAGCCTGGGGCTGCGGGGAACACTGACCAAGGCAATGTGCTCGATGATTTGCGGGAGAAATGGTTAGAAGCAGAGGCCGCTGAGCTAGATAAGAGAGATCAGAGCGCAGCGCTGTTCGACAAGCGCTTGGAAATGCTTATGCATGTTGCGGAGCGTGAAGCCAATGATTACAATGCTGGACTCCATGGAGAACTGGAATTCCAAGGCCATG TAGCCCAAGGACAACCGGATGGTCAAAAAATGGAGCGGGCAGTTGAGTATCGATCTAAGGTGGAAGTAGCACAGGAGCGGGACGGCATCGTCTAG